In the genome of Vicia villosa cultivar HV-30 ecotype Madison, WI linkage group LG7, Vvil1.0, whole genome shotgun sequence, one region contains:
- the LOC131618977 gene encoding uncharacterized protein LOC131618977 yields the protein MARCMLKQKNLPKSLWGEAVSAAVYILNKCPTKKLKNKIPEEVWSGKQPSVSHVKVFVSMCYKHVPDTRRRKLDDKSEPMILVGYHKTGAYRLFNLVNTKILLSRDIVVDEDYTWDWNSSNSVNKPLMSSNFNEETTEVEVDEIFKTLVEVEAVANTHDTVEVKEGVADTSQRPQRTRILPARLQEYEVTGDDKVTSDGELVHFSLLAGDEPINYNEALKSQQWKLAIA from the coding sequence ATGGCGAGATGCATGCTAAAGCAAAAGAATTTGCCAAAGTCCTTATGGGGTGAAGCTGTTTCGGCTGCAGtttatatcctgaacaagtgccCTACCAAgaagttgaagaataagattcctGAAGAAGTGTGGAGTGGAAAACAACCATCGGTGAGTCATGTGAAGGTGTTTGTCTCTATGTGTTACAAGCATGTTCCTGATACAAGAAGAAGGAAGCTTGATGACAAGAGTGAACCTATGATTCTGGTAGGATATCACAAGACTGGTGCATATAGGCTGTTCAATCTAGTTAATACAAAGATTTTGTTGAGTCGAGATATTGTGGTTGATGAAGATTATACTTGGGATTGGAATTCGAGTAATTCAGTTAACAAGCCATTGATGAGCTCTAACTTCAACGAGGAAACTACTGAAGTCGAAGTTGATGAAATTTTCAAAACTCTAGTCGAAGTTGAAGCGGTTGCCAATACTCACGACACAGTCGAAGTCAAAGAGGGTGTAGCTGATACAAGCCAAAGACCTCAAAGAACTCGAATTCTTCCAGCAAGACTTCAAGAATATGAAGTGACTGGTGATGATAAAGTCACATCTgatggagaattagttcatttttCTTTACTTGCAGGTGATGAACCAATCAACTATAACGAGGCTTTAAAAAGTCAACAGTGGAAGTTAGCTATTGCCTAA